Proteins from a genomic interval of Yarrowia lipolytica chromosome 1E, complete sequence:
- a CDS encoding uncharacterized protein (Compare to YALI0E21197g, weakly similar to DEHA0D16533g Debaryomyces hansenii, similar to Saccharomyces cerevisiae LCB3 (YJL134W) and YSR3 (YKR053C); ancestral locus Anc_1.217), translating to MQTTAPTTPKQSVPQDLSAAATTSPDLLPFPSLESNPLTPGRSDPPPAKKVPTSTRSYSFEDLRPEAQESLMRNNLAEKNDLLEVHPNGNGTTNGPGNEFSASSRTSSIQSFLGNYEMPQVEPHKAAGNKSTDHYKSRMSPWRYRMRSAMLPLIRWETPYLAQIQKSSRNIWLDVYFAMTANLGTHTFYVIMLPVLFWFGQADMARGLVFVLAYGVYVSGVIKDLLCLPRPLSPPLHRITMSGSAALEYGFPSTHTTNAVSVTLLFLQKLYECKDNLSSFSFESLRALCVLYGASIICGRIYCGMHGFLDVISGFLLGALLWWIRFAFGDLMDATTTAEAPYALLAIPLALLLVRVHPEPVDSCPCFDDGVAFMGVIMGQDVGIWLFGKTQYATSVPLRGAIAYNFQDIGIIKSFLRVVVGIMLVLVWRAVAKPMMHTYLPPFFRIIERVGLSMPRRFFLSASEYKDVPGQIPDSTLIEPHEIPSLIHKLGHARKDSVGPQSTADVIESIAYAEYQRQRQDKKLGVDDDAPYPDAEGVSYRGDKTSKMDEKCGHSHGHDQDAEDELFASIQPPRVRYDVEVVTKLIVYSGIGCLVMFCGVVFQVVGLGVTAEHLTHTAAKVVGEATEKIL from the coding sequence ATGCAAACTACCGCGCCTACCACTCCGAAGCAAAGCGTTCCCCAGGACCTCTCTGCCGCCGCCACCACCTCGCCCGACCTGCTGCCGTTTCCCTCGCTGGAGTCCAATCCCCTAACCCCCGGTAGATCAGATCCCCCACCTGCCAAAAAGGTGCCCACGTCAACGCGTTCCTACTCCTTTGAAGACTTGCGACCCGAAGCCCAGGAGAGTCTGATGCGAAACAACCTGGCGGAGAAAAATGACCTGCTGGAGGTCCACCCCAACGGCAATGGGACCACCAACGGACCCGGAAACGAGTTTTCCGCGTCGTCACGAACCTCGTCCATACAGTCGTTCCTGGGCAACTACGAAATGCCCCAGGTCGAGCCCCACAAGGCTGCCGGAAACAAGTCCACAGACCACTACAAGAGCAGAATGTCGCCGTGGAGATACAGAATGCGGTCGGCCATGCTGCCGCTGATCCGGTGGGAAACCCCCTACCTGGCCCAGATCCAAAAGTCGTCTCGAAACATCTGGCTGGACGTCTACTTTGCAATGACCGCCAACCTGGGAACCCACACCTTCTACGTCATCATGCTGCCGGTTCTCTTCTGGTTTGGCCAGGCTGACATGGCCCGGGGTCTCGTGTTTGTGCTGGCCTACGGAGTCTACGTGTCTGGAGTCATCAAGGACCTGCTGTGTCTGCCCCGTCCCCTGTcccctcctcttcatcgaATCACAATGTCCGGATCGGCCGCCCTGGAATACGGTTTCCCCTCCACCCACACCACTAACGCTGTTTCCGTGacccttcttttcctccagaaactcTACGAGTGCAAAGACAACCTgtcgtccttctctttTGAGTCTCTCCGGGCCCTGTGTGTGCTCTATGGAGCCTCCATCATCTGTGGACGAATTTACTGCGGCATGCACGGCTTCCTCGACGTCATTTCGGGCTTTCTTCTGGGAGCTCTTCTGTGGTGGATCCGGTTTGCCTTTGGAGACCTCATGGACGCCACCACCACTGCCGAGGCTCCCTATGCGCTGTTGGCCATTCCCCTGGCGCTCCTGCTGGTACGAGTCCACCCCGAACCTGTGGACTCGTGTCCCTGTTTCGATGACGGAGTGGCCTTCATGGGAGTCATCATGGGCCAGGATGTCGGTATCTGGCTCTTTGGAAAAACACAGTACGCGACGTCTGTCCCCCTGCGAGGAGCTATTGCCTACAACTTCCAGGACATTGGCATCATCAAGTCTTTTCTGCGAGTCGTTGTCGGCATCATGCTGGTTCTGGTGTGGCGAGCTGTCGCCAAGCCCATGATGCACACCTACTTGCCTCCATTCTTCCGAATCATTGAGCGAGTAGGTCTGTCCATGCCACGACGTTTCTTCCTGTCTGCTTCCGAGTACAAGGATGTTCCTGGCCAGATTCCCGACTCCACCCTGATCGAGCCCCACGAGATTCCCTCTCTGATCCACAAGCTGGGCCACGCTCGAAAGGATTCTGTTGGTCCCCAGTCCACTGCCGATGTTATTGAGTCCATTGCCTACGCCGAGTACCAGCGTCAGCGAcaggacaagaagctgggtGTGGACGATGATGCTCCTTACCCCGACGCCGAGGGTGTCAGCTACCGAGGAGACAAGACCTCAAAGATGGACGAGAAGTGTGGCCACTCGCACGGACATGATCAGGACGCCGAGGACGAACTTTTTGCCTCCATTCAGCCTCCTCGAGTCCGATACGATGTCGAGGTAGTTACCAAGCTCATTGTCTACTCTGGTATCGGCTGTCTGGTCATGTTCTGCGGCGTTGTGTTCCAGGTTGTGGGTCTGGGTGTCACCGCCGAGCACCTGACACATACTGCTGCCAAGGTTGTCGGTGAAGCCACTGAAAAGATTCTCTAA
- a CDS encoding 60S ribosomal protein uL24 (Compare to YALI0E21219g, similar to uniprot|P53221 Saccharomyces cerevisiae YGR034W 60S ribosomal protein L26-B (YL33), similar to Saccharomyces cerevisiae RPL26B (YGR034W) and RPL26A (YLR344W); ancestral locus Anc_4.176), with translation MAKVSCDVSSSRRKSRKAHFSASSAERRILMSAPLSKELREKYKIRSLPIRKDDTVTVARGAYKGREGKVSQVYRLKFSVQVNSVSKDKASGAAVPVNFNASKLLITSLNLDADRKALIKRKSGVDCE, from the exons ATGGCCAAGGTTTCTTGCG ACGTCTCTAGCTCTCGACGAAAGTCCCGAAAGGCTCACTTCTCCGCCTCTTCCGCCGAGCGACGAATCCTCATGTCTGCTCCCCTCtccaaggagctgcgaGAGAAGTACAAGATCCGATCTCTGCCCATCCGAAAGGACGACACTGTGACTGTCGCCCGAGGTGCCTACAAGGGCCGAGAGGGTAAGGTCTCTCAGGTCTACCGACTCAAGTTCTCCGTCCAGGTCAACTCTGTGTCCAAGGACAAGGCTTCCGGCGCTGCCGTCCCCGTCAACTTCAACGCTTCCAAGCTTCTCATCACCAGCCTCAACCTTGATGCTGACCGAAAGGCTCTCATTAAGCGAAAGAGCGGTGTTGACTGCGAGTAA
- a CDS encoding uncharacterized protein (Compare to YALI0E21241g, weakly similar to uniprot|Q07824 Saccharomyces cerevisiae YLL028w TPO1 polyamine transport protein), with protein sequence MSIHSSSSHDKDIVQIVEDSIGLSKTDTRSSHVSRASKASRAASDYQIDHIYGDMDRREITLARQITRETILSAYQEKVRSRASSIINGKIDPSTAPPPPLKNGGDGSQFLDVDPELVTWDGDEDPENPQNWHTYKKVATTVIVSLYTFVSPLTSSIISPAVPAIAAEYNETRPVVQSLMVSIMILAWAICPLFVAPLSEMYGRKIVMDVSILVLLAFTLGCGGAQNTAQMAVCRFFAGVGGAAPLSVGAGVLADLYSPQKRGTALAWYAIGPTVGPVVAPIAAGWIVQETNTWRWVMWVDGIFIGCVAACGFLFYSETYPPVLLQRKAKKLRKESGNDDLHTIYDIASEPLSSKLYTSMTRPLRILVTHPIVMGLGLFMAFTYGFMYIMIVTFPALWTERYGFSLGIMGLTFLGMGIGFLAGTWFWCVYTQKVYIKLRDQNGGVPKPEFRLPCIFAAPFLECIGLIWYGWSAESHVHWIMPIIGTGIFSFAVMDVFQTIQTYLIDMNPRFSASYVASASLFRSLFGFAMPLFGRQMYDAMGYGWANTMCGILAVVLGLPFPIIVWFYGERIRNRFDKKLEASQAKKDEKNMEKMRKRELERELKEQEKLDKEKNEHVHFVAVETSPSIKNEDSL encoded by the coding sequence ATGTCCATCCACTCGTCATCTTCCCATGACAAGGACATTGTCCAGATTGTGGAAGACTCCATAGGGCTGTCAAAAACAGATACCCGCTCATCGCATGTTTCCAGGGCCTCCAAGGCCTCCCGAGCTGCCTCGGACTACCAGATAGACCACATTTACGGCGACATGGACCGTCGAGAAATCACGCTGGCCAGGCAAATCACCCGAGAAACAATTCTTAGTGCCTACCAGGAAAAGGTGCGGTCCCGTGCCTCTTCAATTATCAACGGCAAAATCGACCCGTCTACAgcgcctcctcctcctctcaaAAACGGAGGAGATGGCTCACAGTTTTTGGATGTGGATCCAGAACTGGTTACGTGGGACGGAGACGAGGACCCTGAAAACCCCCAGAACTGGCACACATACAAAAAGGTGGCTACAACTGTCATTGTGTCACTCTACACATTCGTTTCTCCTCTCACATCTTCCATCATTTCTCCTGCAGTGCCTGCCATTGCTGCCGAATACAACGAAACGCGGCCTGTCGTGCAATCGCTCATGGTGTCCATCATGATTCTCGCCTGGGCCATTTGTCCACTGTTTGTGGCGCCTTTGTCGGAAATGTACGGCCGAAAAATCGTCATGGACGTGTCCATTCTAGTGCTACTGGCCTTCACTCTTGGTTGTGGAGGGGCTCAAAATACAGCCCAGATGGCCGTCTGTCGATTCTTTGCAGGCGTGGGAGGTGCTGCTCCACTCTCTGTGGGCGCTGGTGTGCTGGCAGACCTGTATTCGCCCCAAAAACGAGGTACTGCGTTGGCCTGGTACGCTATTGGACCCACTGTAGGCCCCGTTGTCGCTCCTATTGCTGCAGGATGGATCGTGCAAGAAACGAACACGTGGAGATGGGTCATGTGGGTCGACGGTATCTTTATTGGATGTGTCGCAGCATGtgggtttcttttttacTCGGAAACTTATCCTCCTGTTTTGCTGCAGAGAAAGGCCAAGAAACTGAGAAAGGAGTCTGGAAATGACGACCTGCATACGATCTACGACATTGCAAGTGAACCTCTTTCTTCCAAACTCTACACTTCCATGACCCGACCTTTGCGTATCCTTGTGACCCATCCCATTGTTATGGGTCTCGGTCTGTTCATGGCTTTCACTTACGGCTTCATGTACATTATGATTGTGACTTTCCCTGCTCTATGGACCGAGCGGTATGGCTTTTCACTGGGTATCATGGGTCTGACCTTCCTAGGCATGGGTATCGGCTTTCTGGCAGGCACATGGTTCTGGTGCGTCTACACCCAAAAAGTCTACATTAAATTACGAGACCAGAATGGTGGAGTTCCCAAACCCGAGTTCAGACTACCTTGCATCTTTGCTGCTCCCTTTTTGGAATGTATTGGTCTCATTTGGTACGGCTGGAGTGCTGAGAGTCACGTCCATTGGATCATGCCCATCATTGGAACCGGTATTTTCTCTTTTGCAGTCATGGACGTGTTCCAGACAATCCAGACGTACTTGATTGACATGAACCCGCGGTTCTCAGCCTCGTATGTTGCCTCCGCCTCGCTGTTCAGATCGTTGTTTGGTTTCGCCATGCCCCTGTTTGGCAGACAAATGTACGACGCCATGGGATACGGCTGGGCCAACACAATGTGCGGCATTCTGGCGGTGGTGCTGGGTCTGCCTTTCCCCATCATTGTGTGGTTTTACGGAGAACGGATCCGAAACCGCTTCGATAAGAAACTGGAAGCCTCgcaggccaagaaggacgaaaagaacatggagaagatgcgAAAGCGAGAACTGGAACGGGAGCTCAAGGAacaggagaagctggatAAGGAGAAGAATGAACACGTGCATTTTGTTGCCGTGGAAACATCTCCTTCCATCAAAAATGAAGACTCCCTCTAA
- a CDS encoding uncharacterized protein (Truncated form of YALI0E21307g, similar to Saccharomyces cerevisiae CYB2 (YML054C); ancestral locus Anc_4.304, similar to uniprot|P00175 Saccharomyces cerevisiae YML054c CYB2 lactate dehydrogenase cytochrome b2) — MSPNAWAYYSSGSDDEITVRENHRAFHKIWFRPRVLVDVKNVDISTTMLGTKSSVPFYITATALGKLGHPEGEVVLTRGADKMDVIQMIPTLASCSFDEIVDAATDKQTQWMQLYVNMDREVTKKIVQHAEKRGVKGLFITVDAPQLGRREKDMRTKFGDPGAQVQQSDDSVDRSQGAARAISSFIDPSLSWKDIPWFQSITKMPIILKGVQCAEDALKAVEYKVDGILLSNHGGRQLEFARPSIEVLVEVMAALRAKGWQDYIEVYIDGGIRRATDVIKALCLGAKGVGIGRPFLYAMSTYGEDGVCHLIQLLKDEMEMNMRLIGATKIEDLNPSMVDLKSIFTHSADTARDILGENVYQHMEMPLFKGSKL, encoded by the coding sequence ATGTCTCCCAACGCATGGGCGTACTACTCTTCTGGATCCGATGACGAGATCACTGTCAGAGAAAACCACAGAGCCTTCCACAAAATCTGGTTCCGACCACGAGTGCTGGTAGATGTCAAAAACGTGGACatttccaccaccatgctGGGCACAAAGTCATCCGTACCGTTTTACATCACCGCTACAGCTCTAGGTAAATTGGGCCATCCCGAGGGAGAAGTGGTGCTCACACGTGGAGCCGACAAGATGGATGTCATTCAGATGATCCCCACTCTGGCCTCGTGCTCGTTcgacgagattgtggaCGCCGCCACAGACAAACAGACTCAGTGGATGCAGCTGTACGTGAACATGGATCGAGAGGTGACCAAAAAGATTGTGCAGCACGCCGAAAAGCGGGGAGTCAAGGGTCTGTTCATCACTGTGGACGCTCCTCAGCTTGGACGACGAGAAAAGGACATGCGAACCAAATTCGGAGATCCTGGAGCTCAAGTTCAGCAGTCCGACGACTCTGTGGACCGATCTCAGGGAGCTGCTCGAGCCATTTCCTCGTTCATCGACCCCTCTCTGTCGTGGAAGGACATCCCCTGGTTCCAGAGCATCACCAAGATGCCCATCATTCTCAAGGGTGTTCAGTGTGCTGAAGATGCgctcaaggctgtggaaTACAAGGTGGACGGTATCCTGCTGTCTAACCATGGAGGTCGACAGCTGGAGTTTGCCCGGCCCTCAATCGAGGTGCTGGTCGAAGTCATGGCTGCTCTGAGGGCAAAGGGATGGCAGGATTACATCGAGGTGTACATTGACGGAGGTATAAGACGAGCCACTGACGTTATCAAGGCTCTGTGTCTGGGTGCCAAAGGAGTGGGTATTGGACGGCCTTTCCTGTATGCTATGAGCACATATGGAGAGGATGGCGTGTGCCATCTgatccagctgctcaaggatgAGATGGAAATGAACATGCGTCTGATTGGAGCCACCAAGATTGAGGATCTCAACCCCAGCATGGTTGACCTCAAGAGCATCTTCACCCACTCGGCAGACACCGCTCGGGACATTCTGGGAGAGAATGTTTACCAACATATGGAGATGCCTCTTTTCAAGGGCAGCAAGCTGTAG
- a CDS encoding uncharacterized protein (Compare to YALI0E21329g, similar to uniprot|P36015 Saccharomyces cerevisiae YKL196c YKT6 SNARE protein for Endoplasmic Reticulum-Golgi transport, similar to Saccharomyces cerevisiae YKT6 (YKL196C); ancestral locus Anc_4.303), with protein sequence MKLYYIGILRPNKPEAVQLASASDLSSYSWFERSTVGQAFTFLAETVIPRTEPGQRQSVEENDYVGHAYLRSDGLGGVIITDQEYPVRVAYTLLNKVLEEYLTKHPKAEWENAKEASSKLAMPELEDYVKRYQDPHQADAIMRVQQELDETKIVLHKTIESVLARGERLDTLVDKSEALSQSSKIFFKQAKKTNSCCILM encoded by the coding sequence ATGAAGCTGTATTACATTGGCATTCTGCGACCAAACAAGCCTGAGGCCGTGCAGCTGGCCTCCGCCTCTGATCTctcgtcgtactcgtgGTTCGAGAGATCGACTGTTGGCCAGGCCTTCACTTTTCTGGCCGAGACTGTGATCCCTCGAACTGAGCCTGGACAGAGACAGTCAGTCGAGGAGAACGACTACGTGGGTCACGCCTACCTGCGAAGCGACGGACTGGGCGGTGTGATCATCACCGACCAGGAGTACCCCGTTCGAGTGGCCTACACCCTTCTCAACAAAGTGCTGGAGGAGTATCTCACTAAGCACCCCAAGGCCGAGTGGGAGAACGCCAAGGAAGCCTCTTCCAAGCTGGCCATGcccgagctggaggactaTGTCAAGCGGTACCAGGACCCCCACCAGGCCGATGCCATCATGCGAGTgcagcaggagctggacgaaACCAAGATTGTGCTGCACAAGACCATCGAGTCTGTGCTGGCTCGAGGCGAGCGACTGGACACCCTTGTGGACAAGTCCGAGGCTCTGTCGCAGTCATCCAAGATCTTCTTCAAGCAGGCTAAAAAGACCAACAGTTGCTGTATTCTCATGTGA
- a CDS encoding uncharacterized protein (Compare to YALI0E21351g, similar to Saccharomyces cerevisiae THI80 (YOR143C); ancestral locus Anc_5.479, weakly similar to uniprot|P35202 Saccharomyces cerevisiae YOR143c THI80 thiamin pyrophosphokinase), translated as MTYVTFSPGAFLGGNTTCDRKQHGLVLLNQPITNMELFKQAWTFCERRICADGGANRLFDALKTDEERLRFLPDVIVGDFDSLRDNVRQWYEDHGVLVKHDTSQDTTDFMKAVTLGNELYQVHGLLVLGALGGRLDHTFHSIFHLFLSLKHHQTVYLLNDACVSFLLHPNVPNIVKTPQNLLGKAVGIIPVAGPTRITTKGLQWDVEDWETSFYTQISTSNYLVADQVTIESPDPVLFTIEFKFNELHGG; from the coding sequence ATGACGTATGTGACCTTCTCACCAGGAGCATTTTTAGGAGGAAACACGACATGTGATCGGAAGCAGCACGGTCTGGTCCTACTTAACCAGcccatcaccaacatggAGCTTTTCAAACAAGCTTGGACTTTCTGTGAACGACGAATCTGTGCAGATGGAGGAGCCAACCGACTGTTTGATGCCCTCAAGACGGACGAGGAACGTCTCAGGTTCCTACCTGACGTTATTGTGGGCGACTTTGACTCGCTGAGAGACAATGTACGACAGTGGTATGAAGATCATGGAGTGCTGGTGAAACATGACACGAGCCAGGATACGACCGATTTCATGAAGGCCGTGACTCTAGGCAACGAATTGTACCAGGTGCACGGCTTGCTGGTTCTAGGAGCTCTCGGAGGTCGTTTGGATCACACCTTCCACTCCATCTTCCATCTGTTTTTATCCCTCAAGCACCACCAGACGGTCTACCTGCTCAATGACGCCTGCGTGTCCTTTCTGCTACACCCCAATGTGcccaacattgtcaagaCTCCCCAGAACCTGCTTGGAAAGGCTGTGGGTATCATTCCTGTTGCTGGACCTACCAGAATCACTACCAAGGGTCTACAATGGGACGTGGAGGATTGGGAAACGTCCTTCTACACCCAGatttccacctccaactATCTGGTTGCCGACCAGGTAACCATCGAGTCTCCTGATCCTGTTCTCTTTACCATTGAGTTCAAGTTCAACGAGCTCCATGGAGGTTAG